A single Corynebacterium resistens DSM 45100 DNA region contains:
- a CDS encoding DUF2800 domain-containing protein gives MPDQHALLSASGAHRWLECPPSATLEAGLPEYSSQAAEQGTAAHALAEWKLRRALHDAPTAKPVSSWHDEQMDVLTDDYVVFVQERLRDVRQACADPQVLIEQRLDFSHVVPGGFGTGDCVIIAEPTLQIIDLKYGQGVMVEAEENPQLMLYALGALEAFGSLYDITEVAVTIFQPRRSNVSTWTIPVSELEAWAEQVVKPRAALAASGDGEFAPGEWCRFCKLAPTCRTRAEANLALAQHEFAPPAELSDAEIAQVLAQLPDLKAWAADVEAHALSLAVNQGKTWPGFKLVEGRSIRKYSDESAVAQAAEAAGVDVWDRKLKTITALEKQLGKKRFTTLLGDLVVKPAGKPTLVPESDKRPALEIQSATDEFTAIK, from the coding sequence ATGCCTGACCAACACGCACTGCTGAGCGCCTCAGGTGCGCACCGGTGGTTGGAGTGCCCGCCTTCGGCGACGCTGGAGGCCGGGCTGCCGGAGTACTCCTCGCAGGCTGCCGAGCAGGGAACCGCTGCGCATGCGCTTGCGGAGTGGAAGCTGCGCCGCGCCCTCCATGATGCTCCGACCGCGAAGCCGGTCTCGAGCTGGCATGACGAGCAGATGGATGTCCTGACTGATGACTACGTGGTCTTCGTTCAGGAGCGGCTGCGCGACGTGCGGCAGGCGTGTGCTGATCCGCAGGTGCTCATCGAGCAGCGCCTGGACTTCTCCCACGTGGTGCCGGGCGGGTTCGGTACCGGCGACTGCGTGATCATCGCTGAGCCCACGCTTCAGATCATCGATTTGAAGTACGGCCAGGGGGTCATGGTCGAGGCCGAAGAGAACCCGCAGCTCATGTTGTATGCGCTCGGTGCGCTCGAGGCCTTTGGGTCGCTTTACGACATCACCGAGGTGGCGGTGACGATCTTCCAGCCCAGGCGCTCGAACGTCTCGACGTGGACGATCCCGGTGTCTGAGCTGGAGGCGTGGGCGGAACAGGTGGTGAAGCCTCGTGCCGCGTTGGCTGCCAGTGGGGATGGCGAGTTTGCGCCTGGTGAGTGGTGCCGGTTCTGCAAGCTCGCACCTACTTGCCGGACGCGTGCTGAGGCCAACCTTGCGCTTGCTCAGCATGAGTTCGCACCTCCTGCCGAGCTCAGCGATGCCGAGATCGCACAGGTGCTGGCCCAGCTGCCGGACCTGAAGGCGTGGGCTGCCGATGTGGAAGCGCACGCGCTGTCGCTGGCGGTGAACCAGGGCAAGACCTGGCCAGGGTTCAAGCTCGTCGAAGGCCGCTCGATCCGCAAATACTCCGACGAGTCCGCTGTCGCCCAGGCGGCTGAGGCAGCCGGTGTCGACGTGTGGGATCGCAAGCTCAAGACCATCACCGCGCTGGAGAAGCAGCTGGGAAAGAAGCGCTTCACCACTCTCCTCGGGGATCTCGTGGTCAAACCCGCCGGTAAGCCCACGCTCGTGCCCGAGTCCGATAAGAGGCCCGCACTGGAAATCCAGTCAGCAACAGATGAATTCACTGCAATCAAGTAA
- a CDS encoding sigma-70 family RNA polymerase sigma factor, which produces MATEPITIKIQLKHERTEGISERYPTTSVTYVITASEAQIMVERDLHLRRQEAADSEQLEPRSLHEICDELGKHDFNNAKQHLRNTIYRSVSAKDDDDEIPVIDAVASSTEDPRSRVWTGRREEYERLRPDKAWVTQLEVREALASLDPKDRLVVVGIHMHGYTQSQIARVLGISQPAVAKRLKKAEARLRELLS; this is translated from the coding sequence ATGGCTACCGAGCCGATAACTATCAAGATCCAGCTCAAGCACGAGCGCACTGAGGGGATCAGCGAACGCTATCCCACCACCAGCGTCACCTATGTCATAACGGCCAGCGAAGCGCAGATCATGGTTGAACGCGACCTACACCTGCGCCGCCAGGAAGCGGCAGATTCAGAACAATTAGAGCCTCGCAGCCTTCACGAGATCTGTGACGAGCTGGGTAAGCACGATTTCAACAACGCGAAGCAGCACCTTCGTAACACCATCTATCGGTCCGTGTCGGCAAAGGATGACGATGACGAGATACCCGTCATTGACGCTGTTGCCTCTAGCACGGAGGATCCGCGATCCCGGGTATGGACGGGGCGACGAGAGGAGTATGAACGGCTTAGACCAGATAAAGCATGGGTCACTCAGCTTGAGGTGCGTGAGGCCTTGGCGAGTCTCGACCCGAAGGATCGCCTGGTGGTGGTTGGCATCCATATGCACGGCTATACCCAATCCCAGATCGCTCGCGTTTTGGGCATATCTCAACCAGCGGTGGCGAAGAGGCTGAAGAAGGCCGAAGCACGCCTGCGCGAGCTTCTGTCCTAG
- a CDS encoding ABC-three component system protein — MKFHELAACLAPALPGGLARAERMRELISMFTTVTEDEWGTNRDPSTLPSDSVLESMASRASGFTKKLANAICPRLDIDAFVERLYGLDLATQELIAQNIADHDEHVDLENFEYGVAELLVGILHEKAGLPDRTAAVLRRAKILAALTKNRDLLLTRSRGCATCCTPLRSRSHDSSQASYDIVFLDDATEPFGSGDFAVMCKPCAERFNLAHIEADLAQLRAHNRALTATENVDEGLAPLGLDRKISQLLAVINQLPFEEAVRDTDYSAMTLQQKIDDMALLRLCFDAMATYEPVVRNTAKALEAQGDFKFSKMRRQIQSAWDVLDDSGMSQYNIWQRLTAWIHEHTHVDRYACGVVVAFMIQICDLFTPRTVAVSA; from the coding sequence GTGAAGTTCCACGAGCTGGCTGCATGCCTCGCCCCAGCCCTGCCCGGTGGCCTCGCGCGTGCTGAGCGAATGCGTGAGCTGATCTCTATGTTCACGACAGTTACCGAAGACGAGTGGGGCACCAACCGAGACCCATCGACACTGCCGTCAGACTCGGTGCTCGAGTCGATGGCGTCCAGGGCTTCGGGGTTCACGAAGAAGCTCGCCAATGCGATCTGTCCCCGTCTCGACATCGACGCCTTCGTTGAACGCCTTTACGGGTTGGATCTGGCCACCCAGGAACTCATCGCTCAGAACATCGCCGACCACGACGAACACGTAGATCTGGAGAACTTCGAGTACGGCGTTGCCGAGCTGCTCGTCGGCATCCTCCACGAGAAAGCCGGACTGCCTGACAGGACCGCCGCAGTGCTCAGGCGTGCGAAGATCCTTGCCGCGCTCACCAAGAATCGTGACTTGCTTCTGACGCGCTCACGTGGCTGCGCCACCTGTTGCACGCCGCTTCGGTCCAGGTCTCACGATTCCTCACAGGCCTCCTACGACATCGTCTTTCTCGACGACGCCACCGAGCCGTTCGGCTCGGGCGACTTCGCAGTCATGTGCAAGCCGTGTGCGGAGCGTTTCAACCTTGCTCACATTGAGGCCGATCTCGCCCAGTTGCGAGCCCATAACCGAGCACTCACCGCAACAGAGAACGTTGACGAGGGCCTTGCTCCTCTCGGGCTGGACCGCAAGATCAGCCAACTGCTCGCTGTCATCAACCAGCTACCCTTCGAAGAGGCGGTCCGCGACACGGATTACAGCGCGATGACGTTGCAACAGAAGATCGACGACATGGCACTGCTACGCCTGTGTTTCGATGCGATGGCCACTTACGAGCCAGTCGTCCGCAACACCGCCAAGGCCCTCGAAGCTCAAGGGGACTTCAAGTTTTCGAAGATGCGCCGCCAGATTCAATCTGCGTGGGACGTCTTGGACGACAGCGGCATGAGCCAGTACAACATCTGGCAACGCCTAACCGCATGGATCCACGAGCACACTCACGTTGACCGATACGCGTGCGGGGTTGTCGTGGCGTTCATGATCCAGATCTGCGACCTGTTCACACCAAGGACCGTGGCGGTGAGCGCATGA
- a CDS encoding ABC-three component system middle component 7, which translates to MIRLPNKLYCFSETVLADFVTIMRSLDTAPMSVAELHDRLEEQLATEDMIDALTLLLTLGTLSLDTDQGVIARAH; encoded by the coding sequence ATGATTCGGCTCCCCAACAAGCTCTACTGCTTCAGCGAAACCGTCCTCGCTGACTTCGTCACCATCATGCGCAGCCTCGATACTGCACCCATGAGCGTCGCCGAACTTCACGACCGCCTCGAGGAGCAGTTGGCGACCGAGGACATGATCGACGCCCTCACACTGCTGCTCACGCTCGGCACCCTCAGCCTCGATACCGACCAAGGGGTGATTGCTCGTGCTCACTAG
- a CDS encoding DUF2326 domain-containing protein has product MLTRLWSPAFKHHGEKRPVIEFHAGLNIIEGADGAQNSIGKSTVLQIIDFVYGGRDFLSSDAVTMATAVRHHVIYFTLRIHGINYHFSRDTSRPGFVATYQDPGWTIPGDEMSIDEYMGFLLTSYGLDEAGTSWRDLVGRFSRVDESGIAMLDKPLAAAPRESDTSGAAALLRLFGAYAEIEEIQDRYAKVRSEVDALDAIAKGQYSNYIKLTKKADRDRAERELAEAKAEATRVHRQADLDLFDADRKARQEQQLLRAQLRPLTEQLDQLTGKLAIVEATLAGRTRITTDDLEEFYTYFPHANREHLETVEYYHHALTGILEEQLTEQRRLYTTQVAALQREIRAQQARIVSLGESVQLDDETYQRSLELHTKITQLDEQIRTFDHNQKLKEERKALKKEIEESIPATLGELTTQINAEMRDVMDALYPSEPRKAPIFTFKAVTKGVSYIFDHNGDTGSGAKFNHLVALDIAVLRSTPLPFLIHDSAIIKLIAFAPVAELLAVYINTANLTSRAGEPKQVFFSFDATKAYGTKAEERVAPAQVIHLGEGAEALYGFTWNTETTDHHDPQPSEGGQR; this is encoded by the coding sequence GTGCTCACTAGACTCTGGTCCCCAGCCTTCAAACACCACGGTGAGAAACGGCCGGTGATTGAGTTCCATGCGGGGCTGAACATCATCGAAGGTGCCGACGGGGCGCAAAACTCGATCGGCAAGTCCACCGTTCTGCAGATCATCGACTTCGTCTACGGTGGCCGTGATTTCTTGAGCTCGGATGCGGTCACGATGGCCACGGCGGTACGACACCACGTCATCTATTTCACGCTGCGCATCCACGGCATCAACTATCATTTCTCCCGCGACACCTCTCGTCCCGGATTCGTCGCCACCTACCAAGACCCCGGCTGGACCATCCCCGGCGACGAGATGTCAATCGATGAGTACATGGGTTTCCTGCTCACCTCCTACGGACTCGACGAGGCGGGCACATCGTGGCGTGACCTGGTGGGCCGATTCTCCCGCGTGGATGAATCCGGGATTGCGATGCTCGACAAGCCCCTCGCCGCAGCCCCACGCGAGAGCGACACCAGCGGCGCGGCCGCGCTACTACGGTTGTTTGGTGCGTATGCGGAGATCGAGGAAATCCAGGACCGCTATGCGAAAGTGCGTAGCGAGGTCGATGCGCTAGATGCGATAGCGAAAGGCCAGTACTCCAACTACATCAAACTCACCAAAAAGGCCGACCGTGACCGGGCAGAGCGTGAGCTCGCTGAAGCAAAGGCTGAGGCAACGCGTGTCCATCGACAGGCCGATCTTGACCTCTTCGATGCCGACCGCAAGGCCCGCCAAGAACAACAACTCCTCCGCGCCCAGCTGCGGCCCCTGACTGAGCAACTCGACCAGTTGACAGGGAAGCTGGCGATCGTGGAAGCCACCCTCGCTGGTCGCACTCGCATCACCACCGATGACCTCGAAGAGTTCTACACCTACTTCCCCCATGCAAACCGCGAGCACCTGGAAACCGTCGAGTACTACCACCATGCTCTCACCGGCATTCTCGAAGAACAGCTCACCGAACAACGCCGCCTCTACACCACCCAGGTCGCGGCACTGCAGCGGGAAATCCGGGCCCAGCAAGCAAGGATCGTCTCGCTCGGCGAATCCGTGCAGCTCGATGACGAAACCTATCAACGCTCCCTCGAACTGCACACGAAGATCACCCAGCTTGACGAGCAGATCCGCACCTTCGACCACAACCAGAAGCTCAAAGAAGAACGCAAAGCCCTCAAGAAGGAGATCGAGGAAAGCATCCCCGCTACGCTCGGTGAACTCACCACGCAGATCAACGCCGAGATGCGAGACGTGATGGACGCCTTGTATCCGAGCGAACCGCGGAAGGCCCCGATCTTCACCTTCAAAGCCGTCACCAAAGGCGTCTCCTACATCTTCGACCACAACGGTGACACCGGCTCCGGTGCGAAATTCAATCACCTCGTCGCTCTCGACATCGCAGTTTTGCGCTCCACACCGTTGCCGTTCCTCATCCACGACTCAGCCATCATCAAACTGATTGCGTTCGCTCCCGTCGCGGAACTCCTTGCCGTCTACATCAACACCGCTAACCTCACCAGCAGAGCGGGTGAGCCGAAGCAAGTGTTCTTCTCTTTCGACGCCACAAAGGCCTACGGCACCAAGGCCGAAGAACGTGTCGCCCCAGCCCAAGTCATCCATCTCGGCGAAGGCGCCGAGGCCCTCTACGGCTTCACCTGGAACACCGAAACCACCGACCACCACGACCCACAGCCCAGCGAAGGAGGCCAGCGATGA
- a CDS encoding helix-turn-helix domain-containing protein: MKISFKPLWKLLIDRDMTKEDLRLATGLSAATIAKMGKDGNVTTEVLARICTELNCSLEQVAEVEVATHEGCESGA, translated from the coding sequence ATGAAGATCAGCTTCAAACCCCTGTGGAAACTCCTCATCGACCGCGACATGACCAAAGAAGACCTCCGCCTCGCCACCGGCCTGTCCGCAGCCACCATTGCCAAGATGGGCAAAGACGGCAACGTCACCACAGAGGTTCTTGCCAGGATCTGTACCGAACTGAACTGCAGCCTCGAACAAGTCGCCGAGGTCGAAGTCGCCACCCACGAAGGATGTGAAAGTGGTGCGTAA
- a CDS encoding site-specific DNA-methyltransferase, with amino-acid sequence MTEELNEVPRTTPDFATEAAAKLAELFPEVVADGKINLDTLKTILDIDVEDSRERFGLTWPGKRDAIRAAQTATTATLMPDKENSVNWDTTQNVFIEGDNLEVLKILQKHYYGQIKMIYIDPPYNTGNDFVYADDYADSIGNYLELTGQTDEGGKLSTNSESSGRFHSNWLSMMYPRLKLARNLLKNDGVIFISIDDNEQTALRTLCDQVFGESNYVNTFAWVSNPKGRQISANGAAITKEYILCYARDRRFAPEFDVRISLVKPLMPETYKGFDYELNSDELGPFVVKNELYNSNSKFNEETRPNLVFDIYYDPNSGEVRTADRSEVHLYPGFVKIPPKKNNNGTHNYHAFRWSREKIAEEGSELYFREAGDGKWRVYTKVRSIDQTILKDTITGLTTTTGANDLESVGIPKTYFDHPKPVKLIQVLLEASGVKSGDTVLDFFAGSASTAHAVFASNAETGDHRSCILVQLPELTDAQSDAHRAGYETISRISRERIRRAGRKILEEETSKLDGRADSLDVGFRAYKLVDTNFTKWKADSGLSEDQLVGLFADLADSADDHARPEALLTEVLLKLGFSLSEKIETINVEGLEAFSVADGLVLAYLDEHMTPTLDQLRAMVAKEPERLVILEDAFKGNDELKTNLLQECRTRNVDLWTA; translated from the coding sequence ATGACCGAAGAACTCAACGAAGTGCCACGCACCACCCCCGACTTCGCCACCGAAGCAGCCGCCAAACTCGCAGAACTCTTCCCCGAGGTCGTAGCCGACGGCAAGATAAATCTCGACACGCTCAAGACGATCCTCGACATCGACGTCGAAGACTCACGTGAACGCTTCGGCCTCACCTGGCCCGGCAAGCGCGACGCCATCCGCGCCGCCCAAACCGCGACCACCGCAACTTTGATGCCGGACAAGGAGAACTCGGTCAACTGGGACACCACCCAGAACGTCTTCATCGAGGGCGACAACCTCGAAGTGCTGAAGATCCTCCAAAAGCACTACTACGGGCAGATCAAGATGATCTACATCGACCCGCCCTACAACACGGGCAACGACTTCGTCTACGCCGACGACTACGCCGACTCCATCGGCAATTACCTCGAACTCACCGGCCAAACCGACGAAGGAGGGAAACTGTCAACGAACTCGGAATCATCTGGACGCTTCCACTCCAATTGGCTCAGCATGATGTACCCGCGCCTCAAACTTGCGCGAAATCTCTTGAAGAATGACGGCGTGATCTTCATCAGCATTGACGATAATGAGCAAACCGCGCTAAGGACACTTTGCGATCAAGTATTTGGCGAAAGCAACTATGTGAATACGTTTGCTTGGGTAAGCAACCCTAAGGGTCGACAGATTTCAGCCAATGGTGCCGCAATCACAAAAGAGTACATACTCTGCTATGCGAGAGATCGACGATTTGCCCCCGAGTTTGATGTGCGAATTAGCTTAGTAAAGCCATTGATGCCGGAAACATACAAAGGATTCGACTATGAGCTCAATTCCGACGAGCTTGGCCCCTTTGTTGTCAAGAACGAGCTTTACAATTCAAATTCAAAATTCAATGAAGAGACTCGCCCCAATCTAGTATTTGACATCTACTACGACCCTAACAGCGGAGAAGTGAGAACTGCAGACAGAAGCGAGGTTCACCTATACCCGGGATTCGTGAAAATACCACCAAAGAAGAACAATAACGGAACTCATAACTACCATGCTTTTCGCTGGAGTCGCGAGAAGATTGCTGAAGAAGGTAGTGAGCTCTACTTTCGCGAGGCTGGTGATGGCAAGTGGCGTGTCTACACCAAAGTGCGCTCCATCGATCAGACGATCCTGAAGGACACAATTACTGGCCTAACAACAACAACCGGCGCAAATGACCTAGAAAGTGTCGGCATACCTAAGACTTACTTTGATCACCCTAAGCCTGTAAAACTGATCCAGGTTCTCCTTGAAGCGTCCGGGGTGAAGTCTGGCGACACAGTTTTGGACTTTTTTGCTGGATCCGCGTCCACAGCGCACGCCGTGTTTGCGTCAAATGCCGAAACAGGTGACCACCGCTCTTGTATTTTAGTTCAGCTCCCAGAACTAACTGACGCACAATCCGACGCTCACAGAGCAGGATACGAAACAATTTCTCGGATTTCTCGTGAGCGTATCCGCCGAGCGGGCAGGAAGATCCTTGAGGAAGAAACTTCGAAACTTGATGGCCGGGCGGATTCCCTCGATGTCGGTTTCCGTGCCTACAAGCTCGTTGACACGAATTTCACGAAGTGGAAGGCTGACTCGGGTCTGTCTGAGGATCAGCTGGTTGGTTTGTTCGCAGATCTTGCTGATTCGGCTGATGATCATGCTCGCCCCGAGGCGCTGCTGACTGAGGTGTTATTGAAACTCGGCTTCTCGTTGTCGGAGAAGATCGAGACGATCAACGTCGAGGGCCTCGAGGCTTTCAGTGTGGCTGATGGGCTCGTATTGGCCTACCTTGATGAGCATATGACTCCGACTCTGGATCAGTTGCGTGCGATGGTCGCAAAGGAGCCGGAGCGGCTCGTGATCCTCGAGGATGCATTCAAGGGCAATGATGAGCTGAAGACGAATCTGTTGCAGGAGTGCCGCACCCGCAATGTTGATCTGTGGACGGCGTAG
- a CDS encoding restriction endonuclease, with translation MRFQFDPRQPYQTSAIEAVTDLFDGQPADADQLVTKLEDYSPNPALDIPGLAPDALDLSVEIGAYGNNLVLDEETIAVNLLRVQDRNGLEVNDTLVDGLQFDIEMETGTGKTYVYLRTAFELASKYRFNKFIILVPSVAIREGVKTSIHLMREHFRHLYPQLNMDVTVYSGDRAEEVRDFATATSLQFMVMTIDSIKGDKNTRIIHQTRDKLSGLRPLDFLQATRPIVIMDEPQNMESQLSQSAVTDLNPLCTLRYSATHRTTRNVVYRLDPLDAHRLELVKKIVVSDALEMGGAAKPYVKLLEVKRDPFKANLELVVKKKDGSYAKKKVSATQGADLERLSGGNPAYEGNWRINEISIQPEQIELTNHGYLRVGEAIGDNQDAVFREMIRETIREHIRKENQVHEHGIKVLSLFFIDKVGSYLGEGINNLDANGVFAEAFDTIYKEERAKNPAAHAFLPADPVEARSGYFAQMKAGKGKDARMTFKDSSGKTKADDDAYELIMKDKARLLSMDEPVRFIFSHSALREGWDNPNVFQICTLRDMSTETERRQTIGRGLRLPVNQKGERIKDSGIAQLTVVANESYKAFASALQDEYKQAGVAIGYVRRTEFAALPVVDTTTGKETKLGTKRSALIFDALLNQGYINAAGEVMGTWVPNQLGFTVNLPDEFAGYEEDVIRIVDGCKIETIVKHKRKRQPRTLNKQVYATPEFEEFWEAITARTTYRVALDREDLINRSVASIQQAPQIDPIRIQVTRTGLEITRGGPKGTELGSRSTVLTDSYPLPDIISQLQESTSLTRKTIIEILLGSGRIGDFLANPNDFIKMVTGCIETELAHTLIDGIQYEPIGGSIYELRELQADGLEEKDRFIDQLYKVTNKEKTDFDYVVFDSAVERQFAQYLDGREDIKLFMKLPDKFRVPTPVGDYNPDWAIIKVEDGTEHLYLVRETKSSQDPAKRRPSENAKIKAAMKHFAAIGVDYAVSAPDRWEI, from the coding sequence ATGCGTTTTCAGTTTGATCCCCGCCAGCCTTACCAGACTAGCGCCATCGAGGCTGTCACGGATCTGTTCGATGGGCAGCCTGCCGATGCCGACCAGCTCGTCACCAAGCTGGAAGACTACTCGCCAAACCCGGCGCTCGACATCCCTGGCCTAGCGCCAGACGCGCTCGATCTGTCTGTCGAGATCGGTGCCTACGGTAACAACCTTGTCCTGGATGAGGAGACGATTGCCGTGAATCTGCTCCGGGTGCAGGACCGCAACGGTTTAGAGGTTAACGACACCCTGGTAGATGGGCTTCAGTTCGATATTGAGATGGAGACCGGTACCGGCAAGACGTACGTGTATTTGCGTACCGCGTTCGAGCTCGCGAGCAAGTACCGGTTCAACAAGTTCATCATCTTGGTGCCGTCGGTCGCGATCCGTGAGGGTGTAAAGACCAGCATCCACTTGATGCGCGAGCACTTCCGTCACCTGTACCCGCAGCTCAATATGGACGTGACTGTCTACTCGGGCGACCGCGCCGAGGAAGTCCGCGACTTTGCTACGGCTACCTCTTTGCAGTTCATGGTAATGACGATCGACTCGATCAAAGGCGACAAAAACACCCGCATCATCCACCAGACTAGAGACAAGCTCTCAGGACTGCGTCCGCTGGACTTCTTGCAGGCGACGCGGCCGATCGTGATCATGGACGAGCCGCAAAACATGGAGTCCCAGCTCTCCCAGTCCGCTGTCACCGACCTGAACCCGCTGTGCACACTGCGCTACTCGGCAACCCACCGGACCACCCGCAACGTGGTGTACCGGCTCGATCCGCTGGATGCGCACCGGCTGGAGTTGGTGAAGAAGATCGTCGTCTCCGACGCCCTGGAGATGGGCGGCGCGGCGAAGCCGTATGTGAAGTTGCTGGAGGTCAAACGCGATCCGTTCAAAGCCAACCTCGAGTTGGTGGTAAAGAAGAAGGACGGTAGCTACGCGAAGAAAAAGGTTAGCGCTACCCAGGGAGCCGATCTCGAGCGGCTCTCTGGTGGGAATCCGGCATATGAGGGGAATTGGCGGATCAACGAGATCAGCATTCAACCGGAGCAGATCGAGCTGACCAACCACGGATATCTGCGGGTGGGTGAGGCGATTGGCGATAACCAGGACGCTGTGTTCCGCGAGATGATCCGCGAAACCATCCGTGAGCACATCCGCAAGGAGAACCAGGTTCACGAGCACGGTATCAAAGTGTTGTCGCTGTTCTTCATCGACAAGGTCGGCTCCTACCTCGGTGAAGGCATCAACAACCTCGATGCCAACGGCGTCTTCGCGGAGGCCTTCGACACGATCTACAAGGAAGAGCGCGCGAAAAACCCGGCCGCCCACGCTTTCCTACCCGCTGACCCGGTGGAGGCCCGCTCTGGGTACTTCGCGCAGATGAAGGCAGGGAAGGGCAAAGACGCTCGGATGACGTTCAAGGACTCCTCGGGCAAGACAAAGGCCGACGATGACGCCTACGAGCTGATCATGAAGGACAAGGCCAGGCTGCTCAGCATGGATGAGCCGGTGCGGTTCATCTTCTCCCACTCCGCATTGCGTGAGGGTTGGGATAACCCGAACGTGTTCCAGATCTGCACGCTGCGCGACATGTCTACCGAGACTGAGCGTCGCCAGACTATCGGCCGTGGTCTGCGCCTCCCGGTCAACCAAAAGGGCGAACGAATCAAGGATTCAGGTATCGCGCAGCTTACGGTGGTGGCGAATGAGTCGTATAAGGCGTTCGCGTCCGCGCTGCAGGATGAGTACAAGCAGGCTGGCGTGGCGATCGGATACGTGAGACGGACTGAGTTCGCTGCCTTACCGGTCGTTGATACTACGACTGGCAAGGAAACTAAGCTCGGAACCAAGCGCTCCGCCCTCATCTTCGACGCACTTCTCAACCAGGGTTACATCAACGCTGCCGGTGAGGTGATGGGCACGTGGGTGCCGAACCAGCTGGGCTTCACCGTGAACCTGCCCGACGAGTTCGCAGGTTACGAGGAAGACGTCATCCGGATCGTCGATGGCTGCAAGATCGAAACGATCGTCAAGCACAAGCGCAAGCGTCAGCCCCGCACCCTCAACAAGCAGGTCTACGCCACCCCCGAGTTCGAGGAGTTCTGGGAAGCGATCACCGCGCGCACCACTTACCGGGTCGCGCTCGATCGAGAGGACCTCATCAACCGGAGTGTGGCGAGTATTCAACAGGCGCCGCAGATCGATCCGATCCGTATCCAAGTCACCCGAACTGGGCTTGAGATCACGCGTGGTGGCCCGAAAGGCACGGAACTGGGGTCCCGGTCCACCGTGCTCACGGACTCGTATCCGTTGCCGGACATCATCAGCCAGCTTCAAGAATCAACGTCGCTGACACGGAAGACGATCATCGAGATCCTGCTCGGCTCCGGCCGTATCGGGGACTTCCTCGCGAACCCGAATGACTTCATCAAGATGGTCACCGGGTGCATCGAGACCGAGCTCGCTCACACCCTCATCGATGGGATCCAGTATGAGCCGATCGGCGGCTCCATCTATGAGCTGCGCGAACTTCAGGCCGATGGGTTGGAGGAGAAGGACCGGTTCATCGACCAGCTGTACAAGGTGACGAATAAGGAGAAGACAGACTTCGACTACGTGGTCTTTGACTCTGCGGTGGAGCGGCAGTTCGCCCAATACCTGGATGGGCGTGAGGACATCAAGTTGTTTATGAAACTGCCCGACAAGTTCCGTGTGCCTACACCGGTGGGTGATTACAACCCGGACTGGGCGATCATCAAGGTTGAGGACGGCACCGAGCACCTGTACCTGGTGCGGGAGACGAAGTCGAGCCAGGACCCGGCGAAGCGTCGCCCGAGCGAGAACGCGAAGATCAAGGCCGCGATGAAACACTTCGCCGCGATCGGCGTGGACTATGCGGTGTCGGCGCCTGACCGGTGGGAAATCTAA